Part of the Cryptosporangium arvum DSM 44712 genome, GCGGCCAGCTCACCCTTGACCGGAGTGAGGTGGTCGCGGCCGACGTGGATGATGCCCTTCGAGTCCGCGACGGCGATGTCGCCGACGCCCGCGGCGAGCAGCATCTTCGTCACCGCGACCCCGGCCGCGCCGGCCCCGGAGACCACCGCGCGCAGGTCACCGAGCGCGCGGCCGGTGAACCGGGCGGCGTTCTCCATCGCGGCGGTGGCCACGACCGCGGTGCCGTGCTGGTCGTCGTGGAAGACCGGGATGTCGAGCCGCTCGGCGAGCATCGCCTCGATGGCGAAGCAACGTGGCGCGCTGATGTCCTCGAGGTTGATGCCGCCGAACGACGGCGCCAGGCGCACCACCGTCTCGACGATCTCCTCCGGGTCGGTGGTGCCGAGGCAGATCGGCACCGCGTCGACGCCGCCGAACTGCTTGAACAGGACGGCCTTGCCTTCCATCACCGGCATCGCGGCCTTCGGGCCGATGTTGCCGAGGCCCAGCACGGCGGTGCCGTCGGTGACGACGGCGATCGTGCGTGACGCCCACGTGTACTCGTCGAACAGCGCGGGCTCCTCCGCGATCGCGGTGCACACCCGGGCGACGCCGGGCGTGTAGGCGATCGAGAGGTCGTCTCGGTTCTCCAGCGGGATCGTGGCCGCGATCTCCATCTTGCCGCCGCGGTGCGCGGCGAAGACGGGATCGGGAACGGCCTCGGTTTCGCGGACGGACGGATTGATCTGCACGGCGCTCACCAGGGGCTCCTCGAATCGACTTTCGGGTGCGGCGACGGCGACGAGCCAGGGTTCATCGAGAGGGCTCGTCGGCGAGGCGGTGCGGCAAGACCCACGGTCTGTGGGTGCGGTCGCGTCACCCGGGGGTCGCCCGGAGATAACTAAGGATTCTCGCACGGTGGATCGATCAGGAGTACCACCGTCGGGGTGCGCGTGGATTATTTCACTCGGCCCCGGAGAGATCCGTCCTGCTCACGATACCGATCCGGCGCGGCGGCCAGCAGCGCACCACGACCCGCCCGTAGACCTTTGCCGGCCCGTACCGGCGCGAGTCGTCGGTGACCGCCTCGTTGTCGGAGACCAGCCACCAGCCGCCGGCCTCACGGCGCACCGCACGCTTGACGACGAGCAGGTCGGGGCGGGCCCGGAACGATCCGACGACCACGTCACCAGGGCGGACGCGCCCGGTGCGGTGCACGAGGACATGGTCGTCGTGCTTGAGCGTCGGCACCATCGACGGCCCGCTGACGAGGATGTGGACGAGCCGGCCGCGCCCGAGAGACCGCTCGGCGGGTGTTTGCACGCGATCCGCCGGGGTCACCCTGATTCACCTGCCAAAGACCGGGAGTAGGGTTCCCAACGTAGTCGTTCGTAGGACGCTTCATCCCACCGGAGGACTGACCATGCGGTTGCCGCGCTTCCTTGCGCCGCGCACTGTCGCACATGCCCACTGCGACCTGCCCTGCGGCGTCTACGACCCGGCCCAGGCCCGGATCGAGGCGCAGTCGGTGAAGGCCATCATCGAGAAGTACCACGGGAACGAGGACCCGGTGTTCCGCACCCGGGCCATCCTCATCAAGGAGCAGCGGTCGGAGCTCGTCAAGCACCACCTGTGGGTGCTGTGGACGGACTACTTCAAGCCGCCGCACTTCGAGAAGTACCCGCAGCTGCACCAGCTGTTCAACGAGGCCACCAAGCTCGCCGGCGCGTCCGGCGGCAAGGGCACCCTCGACGTCGCGGTCGCCGACCAGCTTCTCGGCAAGATCGACGAGATCGCCGAGATCTTCTGGGAGACCAAGAAGGCGTGACGTCTCGCGCGGACGACACAGCGCCGGCCACCCCCGCGAACGTGGGGGCGGCCGGCGCTGTTTCTTCGAGCCACCCCTCGATCTACCTGGTACGCCACGGCGAGACCGAATGGTCGAAGTCGGGGCAGCACACCAGTCGCACGGACCTGCCGCTGACCGGGAACGGGGAAGCGGTCGCGCTGGCGCTCAAGCCGGTGCTCAGCGCGGTGCTCGGGGGTCACCCGGCGGCGCTGGCCCTCTCCAGCCCGCTCGAACGGGCCCGACGCACCGCCGAACTCGCCGACGTCGCGGTCGAGCTCGACGAGGACCTCCGCGAGGTCGACTACGGCGAGTACGAGGGCATCACCACCCCGCAGATCCGCGAGCGCGACCCCGGCTGGTCGGTCTGGACCCACCCGAACCCGGGCGGCGAGACCGTCGAGCAGGCCGGTCAGCGCGTCGACCGGGTGCTCGACCGGGCCCGCGCGGCGCTGCCGGGGGGCAACGTCGTCCTGTTCGCCCACGGGCACATCCTGCGGGTGCTGGCGGCCCGCTGGCTGGGTCTGCCGGCCTCGGAGGGGCGTCTGTTCGCGCTCGACACGGCCACGCTCGGCGTGCTGGGCACTGAACACGACCTGCCGGTGATCCGCCGCTGGAACGCACCGGCGGCCTGGACGTGAGCTGGCACGTCCGCGAGGTGACGCCGGACGACGTCGCCGACGTCGTCGCGATGGTGCACGAGCTGGCGGCCTACGAGAAGGCTCCGGACGAGTGCACGCTCACGGAGGCCCAGCTGCACGAAGCGCTGTTCGGCCCGTCGCCGGCGCTCTTCGGGCACGTGGTGACGCGGGACGGCGAGCCGGCCGTTCTCGGGTTCGCCCTCTGGTTCCTCAACTTCTCCACCTGGCGTGGTGTCCACGGCATCTACCTCGAGGACCTCTACGTCCGCCCGGAGGCGCGCCGCGGTGGTGCGGCGCGCGCTCTGCTCTCCCGGCTGGCCGTGATCTGCCGGGAGCGCGGGTACGCGCGGCTGGAGTGGTGGGTACTGGACTGGAACACGCCGGCGCGCGACGCCTACGCGGCGATGGGCGCCAGCGCGCTCACCGAGTGGATCCCCCACCGCGTCGACGGAGCAGAGCTGGCCCGGCTGGCCGACGGCAGCTGACCCACCGGACACGCCGATCACCCCCGCTACTCGCGTGTGGACTCCCCTCGGACCCCGCCGGGTCGTAAAGTGCGGGCGGGGGAACACCGCATAGCGCGACAAACGGCCAGACGGCGACGGCGCACGGGGAGGGGTGGCGTGGAGGCGAGGGCGGCTCAGCACAGCGGCAGTGTCGGAGGTTCGGGTGTCCTGACACCCACGTCCGGGGCACTCCTGGCCGGCTACGTTCCGGGCACTCGTACGCCGGGCGACCCTACGTCGGGCGACCCCGCGTCGAGCAGTACGAAAGGGGACGGTGTGGATCCGGAAGCGGACATCGTCCTGTTGACCCTGCCGGCGAACAGCGTTTACCTCTCCGTCCTCCGTACCGCCACCGCGGGTCTGGCGGCACGTCTGCACTTCACGCTCGACGAGATCGAAGACCTGCGGATCGCCGTCGACGAAGCCTGCGCGATGCTGCTCAACGGCGAGGAGCTCCCCGACTCGGAGCTCCACTGCCGCTTCACCCTCACCACCGACGAGATAGCCGTCACCGTGACGCTCCCCGGCGTCCGCCGCAGCCTGCCTCCGCAGAACACGTTCGCCTGGCAGGTGCTCACCGCCCTGACCGGCGAAGTGGACGCCGAGGTCAGCGATGATCAGCTCACCATCGGGCTGGTCAAGCGGCGGAGCCGCACCCCGTGAGCGGCACCCGACGTCCCGCCGCCGCCAACCGAAGTGCCTCCGCCGAACCCGGGGTCAGACCGGCCGGTCGCCGTTCCCCCCGGATCGAGCCGGCCGCACATGAATCGTCCCGCGTCCCGGTACCGGCCGGGCCGGCCGACGACTGCGCCACCGACGAGACGCCGACCGACGTCGGGCCGCCGCTGCGCCGGGCCCCGCAGCGACGCCCGGCTCCGCCCGACGGCGCCCCGGGCGAGACGCCCACCGCGGCCGAGCGCGACCGGCACGCCTCCCACGAGCTGTTCCGGCGGCTGCACGCGTGCGCGCCAGGCAGCGCGGAGTGGCGCACCCACCGGGACGAACTGGTCCGCAGGCACCTGCCGCTGGCCCACTACCTGGTGCGGCGGTTCGCCGGTCGCGGCGAGCCGATGGACGACCTCGTCCAGGTGGCCACGATCGGTTTGATCAAGGCGGTGGACCGCTTCGATCTCGAACGTGGGGTCGAATTCTCCACATATGCAACACCTACGGTGGTTGGTGAAGTCAAACGGCACTTCCGCGACCGCGGGTGGGCCATCCGCGTGCCGCGCCGGATGCAGGAGCACACGCTCGCGGTGTCCAGGGCGACCGGCGACCTGTTCGGCCGCCTCTCCCGGTCCCCCACGATCGCCGAGCTGGCCGGGTACACCCACCTGACCGAGGAAGAAGTGCTCGAGGCGATCGGTTCGGCGCACGCTTACACAACCGTGTCATTGGACGTCGAGCTGGCGGACGATTCGCCCGGCGGCGCCGCTCATCCGGCGGCCGGCGACGCCCAGGCGGCCCTTGAGAACGTCGAGCACCGGGCGTCGCTCCGCCCGTTGCTGAGCCGGCTCAGCTCCCGGGAACGCCAGATTCTGGCCCTTCGATTCTTCGCGAACATGACGCAATCGGAGATAGCGGCCGAGATCGGCGTGTCCCAAATGCACGTGTCCCGCTTGCTCAGCCGGACGTTGGCACACTTGCGTGAGGGTCTGGAGCACCGAGAGTAGTCGTCACTTGATGACAGAGGGTGATCGGTCGAACGGTCCATCACCCTCTGGTCGTTCAGGCCACCAGCGCTCGGCGGGACGCCGGAGCAACGACGAGCGCGACGGCGGCCACCACCGACAGGGCGATCAGGGCGCCGACGATCCGCACCCAGGTGTCGTTGTCGCCGGTGATCATGAAGAACGCGACCGGCACCGCGCACAGCTGGATCGTGACGGCGAGCCCGCGCCCGGCGAGCCTGCGGTTGATGAGCAGCCACCCGGCGAAGAACAGCGCCACCGCCGCCACCAGCGGACCAGCGATGATCCACGCCGCCCACTCGAACTGATCGGTGCCGTTGCGGACCAGCTGCACCAGCTCGACGATCGCGAGGAGCGCGACCAGCGCGGCCTGGATCCACAGCACGAGGACGCCGACCCGGAGCGTCAGCGGGCCGTCAGCGGCCTCGTCCTCCGGCGCGGGGGGATTCGGGCGGTCTGTCACAGCCCTAGCCTACCGACAAGTAGAGTCGCCCCCATGCGTGCACTTCTGGTGGTCAACCCTACCGCCACCACTACCGGGCCGCGCACGCGCGAGGTGCTGGTCTCCGCCCTCTCCGCACAGCTGCGCGACCTCGAGGTCGCGGAGACCACCCATCGGGGTCACGCGATCGAGCTGGGCACCAGGGCCACCCGCGAGGAGTTCGACGTCGTGGTGGCCCTCGGCGGCGACGGCACGGTGAACGAGGTCGTCAACGGCATGCTCGCCGACGGCCCCGGCGAGCGCGTCCCGGCCCTCGGCGTGGTTCCGGGCGGCTCGGCGAACGTCTTCATCCGCGCGCTCGGCGCCCCTCGCGACGCCGTGGACGCCACGGGGCTGCTCCTGGAAGCCCTCCGAGAGGGCCGTCGGCGCTCGATCGGGCTCGGTCGGGTCAACGACCGCTGGTTCATCTTCTGTGCGGGCTACGGGCTCGACGCTGCCGTCGTCGGACGGGTGGAGAAAGCGCGTGGCCGTGGCCGCACCGCGACTCCCGGCTTGTACGTCCGTTCGGCGGTCACCCAATACGCCGGCGGCAGCGAACGTCGCGCGTCGAACGTCGAACTGAAAATCGAAGAACCGGACCCGGGCCGGCCGGAGCCCAGCGGCCGTTTCGGCGCGGTCATCGTGCAGAACTGTTCGCCGTGGACCTATTTGGGGCCACGACCGGTGAATCCGTGCCCGGACGCCTCGTTCGACGCGGGGTTGGATTTGTTGGCGTTCCGCGCGCTCGGGGTGACGACGACACTCCGTACGGTCTGGCAGGCCCTTTCGCCGAACCCCGACCCGCACGGCAAGAAGATTCTGCGCCGCCACGACCTGTCCGGGTTCGTCCTGCGTTCGGACCCTCCGCTCGCTGCCCAAGTGGACGGGGACTACCTCGGGGAACTGAGCGAGATGCGGTTCACTTCTGTGCCCGGAGCGTTGCGCGTCGTCGTGTGAGTCGGTCATTTCCCGACGCTTCTACGGATGACCACTGTGCGCTTATTCGGATGACCGCACAGTGTTGTGCACGCACACTGGAGCCTGGACCTTAAAAATTCCTCGTGCCCGAACGTTTTAGGCGTTAAGAAGCGCGGAATCCATCGCCGCATGAGCGTTCATGAACGTGAGGGGCGTTACCGACAGGACAGTTGAGTCGGCTACTCCTCTGCGGATCAAGGTCGGCTGCCGACATCCGCGACACTCGGAACCGCACACGCCTCGTGTCGGTACTGAGCGGAGCGGAGGCGGACGGTGGATGCGGAGCGTAACTCTCTCCGCGGCTTGAGCCTCATATGAGGGTGAAGTACACCGTTACTAGCGTATTGTCCGATCTAACCGCAGGTGAGTCGGCTCACGGCCGGTCTAAATAAGGTTCACAACCCCTTGACATGGCCGCAGTTCGTGAAAGCATTCACAAGCAACACCACACATGAGCTTGAGTACGCCGTCCGGCTCGGTGTGGGCAGGGACGGCGACCCAGATCAATACAAGGAGAATTGGCATGGACTGGCGCCACCGCGCCCTCTGCCGCGACGAGGACCCGGAGCTGTTCTTCCCGATCGGGACGACCGGCCCGGCTCTGCTCCAGGTGGATGAGGCGAAGGCTGTCTGCCGCCGCTGTTCGGTCACGGAGTCTTGTCTCCAGTGGGCGATCGAGTCGGGTCAGGACGCCGGCGTGTGGGGCGGTATGAGCGAGGACGAACGTCGGGCGCTCAAGCGGCGTAACCGGCAGCGGGCCCGCACCGCCTGAAACCTTCGCACGAGCCTGACCGGCCCGGCCCCCTCGTCACGAGGGCGCCGGGCCGTTCACGTTCCGCGTGTCGGAGCGCGAGCGCTCGAACCTGGGGCCCCCGCTCTCACCGCGACGGGATCAGCGGGACGACCAGCACGGCCTCGGTGCCGCCCTCGGAGCGGGGACGCAGCTCGAGGGTGCCGTTGAGCTCACCGGTCGCGAGCGTCCGGACGATCTGCAGGCCGAGCCGCTCGGACCCGTCGAGCCGGAAGTTCGGCGGCAGACCCCGGCCGTCGTCGGTGATGCGTACGTGTAGCCGCCCCCGCCAGCGATGGGCGGCCACGATCACCTCACCGGCCTCGCCCGGCCCGTACGCGTGCTCCACCGCGTTCTGCACGAGTTCGGTCGCCACGGTTACCAAAGGTGTGGCGATCTGCGCCGACAGCACGCCGAACGACCCGACCCGCCGGACGAGCACCTGCGACTCCGGCGCCGCGACCTCGGCCACCATCGAGATCACCCGGTCGACGATCGAGTCGAAGTCCACGGTCTCGTCCAGCGACGAGGCCAGCGTCTCGTGCACCATCGCGATCGACGCGACCCGGCGCACCGACTCCTCCAGCGCCGCCCGCGCGTCCGACGTCGCTACCCGGCGGGCCTGCAGACGCAGCAGCGCGGCCACCGTCTGCAGGTTGTTCTTGACCCGGTGGTGGATCTCGCGGATCGTGGCGTCCTTCGTGACCAGCGCTTTGTCCCGGCGCCGGACGTCGGTGACGTCGCGGACGAGCACCAGCGCACCGATCGGGACGCCGTCCGGCAGCAGCGGGAGCGCCCGGACGAGGGCCGTGGCGCCCCGGGCTTCCACGTCGGTGCGGCCCTTCACCTCGCCCCGCACCGCGGCCTGGATGCGGGAGCAGACCTCTCCCCCGTCGAGCGGGTCGGTCGCCAGGCCCCGGGTGAGCGTCGCCAGGTCCTCGCCGACGAGGTCACCGGCCAGCCCCAGCCGTCGGTACGCCGACTGGGCGTTCGGGCTCGCGTAGGTCACGACGCCCAGCGAGTTCAGGCGCACCAGCCCGTCCCCCACCCGCGGCGCCGACGCGGTCTTCTCCTCCACCGGCGGCGGCGGGAACGTGCCGCCGGCGACCATCAGACAGAGGTCGTCGGCGGCCTGCAGGTAGCTGAGCTCCAGCTGGCTGGGTACCCGCGTGGCGGCCAGGTTCGTCACCCGGCCGACGACACCGATCACCCGATCGCCCCGCCGGACCGGGATCGCCTCCTGCCGGGCCGGGACACCGTCGTGCCAGACCGGGTCGCCCTCACGCCAGATCCGGCGCTCGATCATCGCGGTGGTCAGCTGGTCGACGACCGAACCGGTGGCCATCTTGCCCACCATGTCGTCGTGGTACGCCGTCGGCGCGGTCGTGGGGCGGACCTGTGCGGCGCAGAGAAAGCCGCCTTCCGCGACCGGTAGCCACAGCAGGAGGTCGGCGAAGCTGAGGTCGGCCAGTAGTTGCCAGTCACCGGCCAGGCGGTGCAGATGTTCGAGGTCCTCGCCGGAGAGCGACGTGTGTTCCTCGACGAGATCCCGGAGAGTCGACACCCCCCGATTCTGCACGTCCCGGATCTGATCCTTCGAACGGGTGATTCCGAGTGCTAACTACCTCACGCTGAGTGTCGGCACCCGTACGTTTGTGCCAAGTTTCCGATCGAAGGAGGGTGCGGTGCATGTCCGGAGCACCGTGACGGATCCCCTGCAGCGTCTCCGGGACGCGTATTCGGTACGGACGGTCTCGGGCCACACTCGCCGGCTGCGCCCCCGGTCGGCCTCCGGCGACGGTCTGGTCGACCTCGCCGGCAGCGACTACCTCGGGCTCAGCGCCGACGAGCGGGTGGTGTCGGCCGCCGCGGCGTCGGCGCTCACCTGGGGCGCGGGCTCCACCGGCTCGCGGCTGGTCACCGGCACCACCGTTCTGCACGCGGACCTGGAGGCCGCGCTCGCCCGGTTCTGCGGCGCCCCCGACGCCCTGGTCTTCTCGTCGGACTACCTGGCCGGCCTGGCCGCGGTGGCCACGCTCGGCGGTGCCGACGTCCTGCTGGTGTCCGACGCGGTCAACCACGCCTCATACGTGGACGCCTGCCGGCTGACGCGCTCGCGGGTGACGGTCACCCCGCACCGGGACGTCGCCGCGGTGGAGCGTGCGCTCGCCGGGCGTCCGGAGGAGCACGCGGTCGTGCTCACCGACGCGCTGTTCGGCGTGGAAGGCGATCTGGCTCCGCTGCCGGAGCTGCACGGCGTGTGCCGCCGGCACGGCGCGCTGCTGGTGGTGAACGAGGCCCACGCGCTGGGCGTCGTCGGCGATCGGGGCCGGGGCGCCGCCTACGCGGCCGGCCTGGCCGGCGAGCCGGACGTCGTGCGCACGCTGACGCTGGCGAAGTCCCTCGGGTCGCAGGGCGGGGCGGTGCTCGGGGCGCCCGAGGTGATCCAGGAGCTGATCGACCGGGGCCGGCCGTTCGCGTTCGACACCGGCCTCGCTCCGGCGTCCGCGGCGGCGGCGCTGACCGCGCTCCGGATCCTGTCGTCCACTCCGGAACTCGTCGCGGCCGTGCGGGCCCGCGCGAGCGAACTCGCGTGGGCGGCCCGGTCGGCGGGTCTGCTGGTGACCCGGCCCGACGGAGCCGTGCTCACGGTGCGGGTCGGCGACGCCGGGGACGCGCTGCACGCCCAGCAGATCTTCGCCGAGTTCGGGTTCGACGTGGGCTGCCTGCGCCCGCCGACGATTCCCGACGGCCGCGCCTGCCTGCGTCTCACCGCCAAAGCCACGCTGTCCGACGCCGACGTGGCCCGGGCCGCCCGCGCGTTCACGGCCGTGTCCCGCTCGCTGGGAACACCCAGCCGCCACTAGGCCGCGAAGCCGTACCCGCGCCCCGGCGGGGTCGCGCGCAGACGACGAACCCGGCGCCCGTCGAGCCAACAGAGGTCGATGCCGATACCCGTGACGTGGGGCGCCTCGACGACCGTGAACTCCACTTCGGCGTCGACCGCGACGTGGCGCACCGCTCCCGGCGTCACCAGCCGGACGCGTCCGCCCGTCTCCGGGACGAGTTCCACCCAGAGCCGACGAGTCTGGGTGTCACCGCCGTTGACGGCGGTCAGCACGAGGCCCGCCGGCGTCATCGACCACGTGACCAGGAACGCGGGGGGACCCGTGTTCCTCCGGTGCCACCGGAACTGGGCGACGAGGCCCACGATGGCGATGAGCAGAGCGACGACGGGAACCAACTCTTGCATCGTCATCGCGTCCCTCCTGTCGAGTCAGGACGACACGCCCGGCCGTCCTTCCGTTACCGACATCGCCCGACCCGGCCCCGGACGGCACGCTTTAGCAATACCCAGCCTGCAAGTGACTCAGTGCACATCTACGAAAGCATCTTGCACGACGATTGGGCAAGCCGTCGTTCGGTCGGGGTCGCGGTTGGACGCTGACCCGCGCCGGTCAGACGAGTTGCTTGCGCGAGAGGAACGTGAAGGCGAGCCAGCCCGGGAGCACCGGGAGCCAGAACGTGAGCAGGCGGAACAGGAGGACGGACGAGACCGCGGTCGCTCCGTCGAGGCCGCCGGCGGTCAGGCCGGCCGACAAGACCGCTTCCACCGCGCCGAGACCACCGGGCGTCGGGGCCGCCGAGCCGAGCGCGGTTCCCGCGAGCACCACCACCGCGACGACCGACCAGGACAGGGACCCGCCGAAGCCCTCGATGCACGCGCTCATCACGAGCACCGTGGCCACCGACTGCAGGATCGTGCCGAAGACCCCGGCGCCCAGCCGCGCCGGGCGGGTGAACACGCTGGCCAGCCGGGGCGTGATCTGCGCCAGGTAGGGCCGCAGACGCGCCAGCAGGAAGCGGCGCCCCATCGGCACCATGAACACCGCGGCGACCACGGCCATGATGACGCCGAGCGTGATCAGCGCGCTGTCGGGCACCTCGAGGGAGCGGGCCTGGTCGTTGCCGGCGATCAGACCGACGACGATCAACAGCAGCACGGTGACCGCGACGGTGCCGATCTGCCAGAGTGCGACCGCGGCCACCGCGGCCGCCGCCGGCACCCCGGCCTGCTGCAGATAGCGGACGTTGAGCGCGGCGCCGCCGACACCAGCCGGCGCGACCAGACCGAGGAACGACGACGCGATCTGTACGAGGAACGTCCGGGCGAACCGGAGTTTCTCCGCGACGAAGCCGGTGAGCGCCACCGCCGCCCCGACGAACCGCACGGCACCGAGCAGCACCGCGACCGCCAGCCAGCGCCAGTCCGCGGTCGTGATGACCGCGACCAGGTCCAGGCCGGCGATCTGGTCGAGCAGGACGTACGCCGCGGCGGTCAGGGCGACGACCGAGATGATCGTGCGCGGACGCAGCCGCTCCAGCCGGACCGGCTCCGGCGGCACCGTGCCGATGACGTCGAGCACGCGATCGCGCAGCGTGTCCAGCAGCGTCTTGTCGCGGCGGAGCGCCTGGCGGCTGGTGCGGCCGAGCGCCACCGGCTGCAACGCCGACACCGCCTCGGCCAGACGCCCGGTACCCAACGCGCGCAGCGCGCTGTCGACCGCGCGATCGACGCCGACCTTGAGCGCGAGCGTCACCAGCAGCTGCGCCAGGTCGATGCGGAGCGCGGCGACCGGTGCGGCGATCAGGCCGGCGCCGCTGGAGAACCGGAGCCCGGCGCCGCCGTCGGGAGGGAACACGATGCTCTGCCCGGCCAGACCCCGGTGGGCGATCGCCCGGCGGTGCAGCAGCAGGATCTGCTCCCAGACCGCGTCCAGCCGCTCGTCGTCCAGCTGCTCGAGCGCGATCTCGTCGAGCGTCGGGCCGGGCACGTCCTCGTACGCGAGCACGACCGCGTCCGGCTCGACCGGCACCGCGGCCACCATCGCCTGCGTGCGTGCGCCGGCGGCGGCCATCGCGGCGCTGATCAGCGCTTCGTGTTCGACCGCGCGGCGCAGTGAGACGAGGGCCTTGCGGGCGGCCGGTTCGCGGAAGCGGACCGTGCGCCAGACCGCCTGCAGCACCCCGGCGCCCTCGTGGTCGCGGTCGAGCACGTGGACGACGAGCGCCCGGCCGCCGGTGTCGACCGCGTCGAAGTAGACGGGGTCCTCGGTGTCGAGGTGGCGGGGGCGCAGCGACACCAGCTCCACCCCGGCCCGGCGCAGCTCCGCGACGACCGCACGCGGGCTCGGACGGGACGGGTTGGTGCCGGCCGCCCAGCGCACGAACATACCGACGACGCGGCCGATCAGCAGCGAGACGACGACCGCCACAGCGGTGGCGCCGAGCGTGACCTGAGCCGTGCCGAACAGGATGAAGACGACGCCGGCCAGCACGCGCAGCCGGGGCTGCCGCCCGATCTGGGCCACGGTGGCGATCGCGGCGACGCCGGCGCTGAACCCGGTGATGCCGGGATCGGCGGCCTGGGCCGCGGTGAGCGAGGCGGCCAGCGCGTCGGCGTTGGCGAGCTGGCGGAGCACCGACTGGAGCGCGGCGACCCACGCCAGGCAGGCGAGGAACGCGAGCGTGCCGTCGGCGAGGATGCGCAGCCGCCGCCGGATCAGCAGGTCGACGACGATCACGGCGGGCAGCGCGAGCATGAGCAGGCCGGAACCGGTCGTGATCAGGACGCCGAGCGCGGTGGGAAGCGGTTCGGTGGCGTTCGTGAAGTCCTTGTCGATGCCGGCCACGGTGTTCGTGGTGAACGCGCCGACGAGCATCGCGACCGCGAGGCCGACGACCGAGACCAGCAGACGGACGAGGTCGAGGGGGCGGTGGACACGACGAGGCGGCTCGGGCGCCTCGATGATCGGCGCGGCGGGTTCGGCGACCTCTTCCTCGGTCCGCCCCGACGTCTTCATGGCAAGGATGGTGTCATCTGCCGTCGA contains:
- a CDS encoding NAD(P)-dependent malic enzyme, with amino-acid sequence MVSAVQINPSVRETEAVPDPVFAAHRGGKMEIAATIPLENRDDLSIAYTPGVARVCTAIAEEPALFDEYTWASRTIAVVTDGTAVLGLGNIGPKAAMPVMEGKAVLFKQFGGVDAVPICLGTTDPEEIVETVVRLAPSFGGINLEDISAPRCFAIEAMLAERLDIPVFHDDQHGTAVVATAAMENAARFTGRALGDLRAVVSGAGAAGVAVTKMLLAAGVGDIAVADSKGIIHVGRDHLTPVKGELAAITNKAGITGSLEDALKGADVFIGLSAGQVPEEAVATMAPDCFIFAMANPDPEVHPDVAHKYAAVVATGRSDYPNQINNVLAFPGIFRGALDVRATAITEGMKLAAADALAAVVSDELRADHIIPSPFDPRVAPAVASAVAAAARAEGVARL
- a CDS encoding S24 family peptidase, giving the protein MQTPAERSLGRGRLVHILVSGPSMVPTLKHDDHVLVHRTGRVRPGDVVVGSFRARPDLLVVKRAVRREAGGWWLVSDNEAVTDDSRRYGPAKVYGRVVVRCWPPRRIGIVSRTDLSGAE
- the sodN gene encoding superoxide dismutase, Ni — encoded protein: MRLPRFLAPRTVAHAHCDLPCGVYDPAQARIEAQSVKAIIEKYHGNEDPVFRTRAILIKEQRSELVKHHLWVLWTDYFKPPHFEKYPQLHQLFNEATKLAGASGGKGTLDVAVADQLLGKIDEIAEIFWETKKA
- a CDS encoding histidine phosphatase family protein, yielding MYLVRHGETEWSKSGQHTSRTDLPLTGNGEAVALALKPVLSAVLGGHPAALALSSPLERARRTAELADVAVELDEDLREVDYGEYEGITTPQIRERDPGWSVWTHPNPGGETVEQAGQRVDRVLDRARAALPGGNVVLFAHGHILRVLAARWLGLPASEGRLFALDTATLGVLGTEHDLPVIRRWNAPAAWT
- a CDS encoding GNAT family N-acetyltransferase, encoding MSWHVREVTPDDVADVVAMVHELAAYEKAPDECTLTEAQLHEALFGPSPALFGHVVTRDGEPAVLGFALWFLNFSTWRGVHGIYLEDLYVRPEARRGGAARALLSRLAVICRERGYARLEWWVLDWNTPARDAYAAMGASALTEWIPHRVDGAELARLADGS
- a CDS encoding SigB/SigF/SigG family RNA polymerase sigma factor; this encodes MSGTRRPAAANRSASAEPGVRPAGRRSPRIEPAAHESSRVPVPAGPADDCATDETPTDVGPPLRRAPQRRPAPPDGAPGETPTAAERDRHASHELFRRLHACAPGSAEWRTHRDELVRRHLPLAHYLVRRFAGRGEPMDDLVQVATIGLIKAVDRFDLERGVEFSTYATPTVVGEVKRHFRDRGWAIRVPRRMQEHTLAVSRATGDLFGRLSRSPTIAELAGYTHLTEEEVLEAIGSAHAYTTVSLDVELADDSPGGAAHPAAGDAQAALENVEHRASLRPLLSRLSSRERQILALRFFANMTQSEIAAEIGVSQMHVSRLLSRTLAHLREGLEHRE
- a CDS encoding diacylglycerol/lipid kinase family protein, with product MRALLVVNPTATTTGPRTREVLVSALSAQLRDLEVAETTHRGHAIELGTRATREEFDVVVALGGDGTVNEVVNGMLADGPGERVPALGVVPGGSANVFIRALGAPRDAVDATGLLLEALREGRRRSIGLGRVNDRWFIFCAGYGLDAAVVGRVEKARGRGRTATPGLYVRSAVTQYAGGSERRASNVELKIEEPDPGRPEPSGRFGAVIVQNCSPWTYLGPRPVNPCPDASFDAGLDLLAFRALGVTTTLRTVWQALSPNPDPHGKKILRRHDLSGFVLRSDPPLAAQVDGDYLGELSEMRFTSVPGALRVVV
- a CDS encoding WhiB family transcriptional regulator produces the protein MDWRHRALCRDEDPELFFPIGTTGPALLQVDEAKAVCRRCSVTESCLQWAIESGQDAGVWGGMSEDERRALKRRNRQRARTA
- a CDS encoding sensor histidine kinase, whose amino-acid sequence is MSTLRDLVEEHTSLSGEDLEHLHRLAGDWQLLADLSFADLLLWLPVAEGGFLCAAQVRPTTAPTAYHDDMVGKMATGSVVDQLTTAMIERRIWREGDPVWHDGVPARQEAIPVRRGDRVIGVVGRVTNLAATRVPSQLELSYLQAADDLCLMVAGGTFPPPPVEEKTASAPRVGDGLVRLNSLGVVTYASPNAQSAYRRLGLAGDLVGEDLATLTRGLATDPLDGGEVCSRIQAAVRGEVKGRTDVEARGATALVRALPLLPDGVPIGALVLVRDVTDVRRRDKALVTKDATIREIHHRVKNNLQTVAALLRLQARRVATSDARAALEESVRRVASIAMVHETLASSLDETVDFDSIVDRVISMVAEVAAPESQVLVRRVGSFGVLSAQIATPLVTVATELVQNAVEHAYGPGEAGEVIVAAHRWRGRLHVRITDDGRGLPPNFRLDGSERLGLQIVRTLATGELNGTLELRPRSEGGTEAVLVVPLIPSR
- a CDS encoding aminotransferase class I/II-fold pyridoxal phosphate-dependent enzyme, coding for MHVRSTVTDPLQRLRDAYSVRTVSGHTRRLRPRSASGDGLVDLAGSDYLGLSADERVVSAAAASALTWGAGSTGSRLVTGTTVLHADLEAALARFCGAPDALVFSSDYLAGLAAVATLGGADVLLVSDAVNHASYVDACRLTRSRVTVTPHRDVAAVERALAGRPEEHAVVLTDALFGVEGDLAPLPELHGVCRRHGALLVVNEAHALGVVGDRGRGAAYAAGLAGEPDVVRTLTLAKSLGSQGGAVLGAPEVIQELIDRGRPFAFDTGLAPASAAAALTALRILSSTPELVAAVRARASELAWAARSAGLLVTRPDGAVLTVRVGDAGDALHAQQIFAEFGFDVGCLRPPTIPDGRACLRLTAKATLSDADVARAARAFTAVSRSLGTPSRH